Proteins from a single region of Carettochelys insculpta isolate YL-2023 chromosome 17, ASM3395843v1, whole genome shotgun sequence:
- the SGK2 gene encoding serine/threonine-protein kinase Sgk2: MDRSKNPDDSPQSPTPTNSINLGPSANPNAKPTDFDFLKVIGKGSFGKVLLAKRKSDGMSYAVKVLQKKSILKKKEQTHIMAERNVLLKNVKHPFLVGLHYSFQTSEKLYFVLDYVNGGELFFHLQRERCFREPRARFYAAEVASAVGYLHSLNIIYRDLKPENILLDCQGHIVLTDFGLCKEGMEQEETTSTFCGTPEYLAPEVLRKQPYDRTVDWWCLGAVLYEMLFGLPPFYSRDVSQMYDNILHQPLQIQGTKTTAACDILQGLLHKDQKRRLGAKMDFLEIKNHVFFSPINWDDLYHKRITPPFNPNVSGPADLRNFDPEFTQEAVSNSITRTPDLAASCSSASDAFLGFSYAPTEEDFQGFK; the protein is encoded by the exons ATGGACCGTTCCAAAAACCCGGATGACAGCCCCCAG TCTCCGACACCAACGAACAGCATCAACCTTGGCCCTTCTGCTAATCCAAA TGCCAAGCCAACGGACTTTGATTTCCTGAAAGTTATTGGCAAGGGAAGCTTTGGAAAA GTTCTCCTGGCCAAACGCAAGTCTGATGGGATGTCCTATGCGGTGAAAGTCTTGCAGAAGAAATCCATCCTGAAGAAAAAGGAG CAAACCCACATTATGGCGGAACGCAATGTGCTGCTGAAAAACGTGAAACATCCATTCCTGGTGGGCCTCCACTACTCTTTCCAGACCTCTGAGAAGCTCTACTTCGTGCTAGACTATGTAAATGGAGGAGAG CTTTTCTTCCACCTGCAAAGAGAGCGCTGTTTCCGTGAACCTCGTGCCCGCTTTTATGCAGCTGAAGTAGCTAGTGCAGTCGGTTATCTGCATTCCTTGAACATAATCTACAG GGACTTAAAACCTGAAAACATCCTCCTGGATTGCCAG GGACACATAGTACTGACAGACTTTGGACTTTGCAAAGAAGGAATGGAGCAAGAGGAAACTACGTCTACTTTTTGCGGCACTCCAGAG TACTTGGCCCCAGAAGTGCTAAGAAAACAACCCTATGACAGAACAGTAGACTGGTggtgtctgggagctgtcctCTATGAGATGCTGTTTGGGTTG cctccctttTACAGCCGGGATGTGTCTCAGATGTATGACAATATTCTTCACCAGCCTCTCCAGATCCAAGGAACCAAGACGACTGCAGCTTGTGATATCTTACAGGGACTGCTCCACAAGGACCAGAAGAGGAGATTGGGGGCCAAGATGGACTTT CTTGAGATAAAGAATCATGTGTTCTTCAGCCCAATAAACTGGGATGATTTGTATCACAAGAGGATCACACCTCCCTTCAACCCCAATGTG TCTGGCCCTGCTGACCTGCGAAATTTTGACCCAGAGTTTACCCAAGAAGCAGTCTCGAACTCCATCACACGCACACCTGACttagcagccagctgctccagtgcctctgatGCTTTTTTAGGGTTTTCTTATGCACCAACTGAAGAGGATTTTCAGGGTTTTAAATAA